One genomic region from Pseudomonas sp. R5-89-07 encodes:
- a CDS encoding SelT/SelW/SelH family protein, with translation MSARKPEIVITYCTQCQWLLRAAWLAQELLSTFADDVGKVSLAPSTGGAFRITCDDVQIWERKADGGFPEAKVLKQRVRDQIDPQRDLGHNDRTP, from the coding sequence ATGTCTGCACGTAAACCCGAAATCGTGATCACCTATTGCACCCAGTGTCAGTGGCTGTTGCGTGCCGCGTGGCTGGCTCAAGAGTTGTTGAGTACGTTTGCCGACGATGTGGGCAAAGTGTCCCTGGCGCCCTCGACCGGCGGCGCGTTTCGCATCACCTGCGACGATGTGCAGATCTGGGAGCGCAAGGCGGACGGTGGCTTCCCGGAGGCCAAGGTGCTCAAGCAGCGCGTGCGCGACCAGATCGACCCGCAGCGCGACCTGGGCCACAACGATCGTACCCCGTAG